GACGTTCATCATCGAGCGCTGGCTTTATTTCCGCCGCACCAACATAGATGCCAATGCCTTCGTCAGCAAAATTTATTCAATGATGCAAAGCGGCGGGCCGCGCGCGTGCTTGCAATATTGTCAAACTTTGCAAGTGCCGCTGGCGGTGGTAGTGCGGGTCGGCCTGGAAAATTATGCCCTGGGTGAAAAGCGTTTGACGGAGATGATGGAAGCGACGGCGCTGGAAGAGAAAATCAAAATGGAGCGTTTTCTCAGCATTCTCGGCACCATGGGAAACATTGCGCCGTTTATCGGTTTGTTGGGCACGGTTATCGGCATCATCCGCGCCTTTCATGATCTGGCCGTTTCCGGCTCCGGCGGGCCCTCGGTGGTGGCGGCTGGTATTTCGGAGGCCTTGATTGCAACCGCGATCGGTTTGTTCGTTGCCATTCCTTCAGCCATTTCCTACAACTTTTTTCTCCGGCGCGTGGG
The Cytophagia bacterium CHB2 DNA segment above includes these coding regions:
- a CDS encoding MotA/TolQ/ExbB proton channel family protein, whose protein sequence is MELNFWETLRDSPTSMVLIACSLMVVTFIIERWLYFRRTNIDANAFVSKIYSMMQSGGPRACLQYCQTLQVPLAVVVRVGLENYALGEKRLTEMMEATALEEKIKMERFLSILGTMGNIAPFIGLLGTVIGIIRAFHDLAVSGSGGPSVVAAGISEALIATAIGLFVAIPSAISYNFFLRRVGTIMAQIEATTRKVRVIIGIGQMQESAPPEEFHALSNSNNNAKRTTRVTSVRKGSGI